In Pirellulales bacterium, a genomic segment contains:
- the ruvC gene encoding crossover junction endodeoxyribonuclease RuvC, with protein MIRPEKIPDKTGSGRAPRVLGVDPGLNTTGYGVLEVAVGGPRLCEAGVVRGRDRRSLTSRVAELFEGLVDVIEQLKPCAMALEQLYSHYDRPRTAILMGHARGVICLAAARAGVPVISYSATEVKKTLTGNGRAKKDQVQRAVQRELNLKALPEPSDVADALAIALCHYYRQPEWAALARRSRTA; from the coding sequence ATGATCCGTCCAGAAAAAATCCCAGATAAAACCGGCTCCGGCCGCGCGCCACGCGTGCTGGGCGTCGATCCAGGACTGAACACCACCGGCTACGGCGTGCTGGAAGTGGCCGTGGGCGGTCCCAGGCTGTGCGAGGCGGGCGTGGTGCGCGGCCGCGACCGCCGCTCGCTCACCTCCCGCGTGGCCGAGCTGTTCGAGGGCCTTGTCGATGTGATCGAGCAGCTCAAGCCCTGCGCGATGGCGCTGGAGCAGCTCTACAGTCATTACGATCGTCCCCGCACGGCGATTCTGATGGGTCATGCTCGCGGCGTGATTTGCCTGGCGGCCGCCCGTGCCGGCGTGCCGGTGATCAGCTATAGTGCCACCGAGGTAAAAAAAACGCTGACGGGCAATGGTCGCGCGAAGAAAGACCAGGTGCAGCGGGCGGTGCAGCGCGAGTTGAACCTGAAGGCCCTGCCCGAACCATCGGACGTGGCCGACGCCTTGGCCATCGCGCTGTGTCATTATTATCGTCAGCCGGAGTGGGCCGCGCTCGCCCGGCGGAGCCGGACGGCATGA
- a CDS encoding homoserine dehydrogenase, which yields MEKTKVAIVGLGTVGSGVARLLVDYGDRTARHAGRRIWLEKVVVQDLKKERDYKLPGGVLSDDLTTITGNAEISAVAHLVGGLEPARSIMIALLESGKDVVTANKALLAEHGPELFDLARELGRSIAFEAAVAGGVPIIANISQCLSANQLESLTAILNGTSNYILTQMEERGADYRSALAEAQKLGYAEADPTMDVDGTDTAQKLAILAHLAFGARVHWRDIPRQGIDGLDIADIKNAQELGYRIKLLAVAELAGDGLELHVSPTLVRVGTPLAEVRGAFNAIRVVGDAVGPVFFHGLGAGRMPTASAVVADLIDTVVGRTAITFRTLELWSQREARVALRDPKKVTGRFYLRLRVEDRPGVMAEITGVLGRRGISIASVIQREPATEEQAVVSLVIITHETIESATVAALDEIDRLKCVRQGCVRMRILD from the coding sequence GTGGAAAAAACCAAGGTTGCGATTGTCGGTTTGGGAACGGTCGGCTCGGGCGTGGCCCGCCTGCTGGTCGACTACGGCGATCGCACAGCGCGCCATGCCGGCCGCAGAATCTGGCTGGAAAAGGTTGTCGTTCAAGACCTGAAGAAAGAACGCGACTATAAGTTGCCCGGCGGCGTTTTGTCGGACGATTTGACCACCATCACCGGCAACGCCGAGATCAGTGCCGTGGCGCACTTGGTGGGCGGACTGGAGCCGGCACGCTCCATCATGATCGCCTTGCTGGAGAGCGGCAAAGACGTCGTCACGGCCAACAAGGCGCTGCTGGCCGAGCATGGCCCGGAGCTGTTCGACCTGGCCCGCGAGTTGGGCCGCTCGATCGCCTTCGAAGCGGCCGTGGCAGGCGGCGTTCCGATCATCGCCAATATCAGCCAGTGTCTGTCGGCCAACCAACTCGAATCGCTGACCGCCATCCTCAACGGCACCAGCAACTACATTCTCACGCAAATGGAAGAGCGCGGCGCCGATTATCGCAGCGCACTGGCCGAAGCCCAGAAGCTGGGTTACGCCGAGGCCGATCCCACGATGGACGTCGACGGCACCGACACGGCCCAAAAGCTGGCCATCCTGGCTCACCTGGCTTTTGGCGCGCGGGTCCACTGGCGCGACATTCCGCGGCAGGGCATCGACGGCCTCGACATCGCCGACATCAAGAATGCTCAAGAGCTGGGCTATCGCATCAAGCTGCTGGCCGTGGCGGAACTGGCCGGCGATGGGCTGGAACTTCACGTTTCGCCGACGCTGGTGAGAGTCGGCACACCGCTGGCCGAAGTCCGCGGAGCGTTCAATGCCATCCGCGTGGTCGGCGACGCGGTCGGCCCCGTGTTCTTTCACGGCCTGGGAGCGGGCAGAATGCCCACCGCCTCGGCCGTGGTGGCCGACCTGATCGACACCGTCGTCGGCCGCACGGCGATCACCTTCCGCACGCTCGAACTTTGGTCGCAGCGAGAGGCCCGTGTCGCCCTGCGAGATCCGAAGAAAGTCACGGGCCGGTTCTATCTGCGGCTGCGCGTGGAAGACCGTCCGGGCGTGATGGCCGAGATCACCGGCGTGCTGGGCCGCCGCGGCATCTCGATCGCCTCGGTGATTCAGCGCGAGCCGGCCACCGAAGAGCAGGCCGTCGTTTCGCTGGTGATCATCACTCACGAGACCATCGAAAGTGCCACCGTGGCCGCGCTGGACGAGATCGACCGGCTGAAATGCGTGCGGCAGGGCTGCGTGAGGATGAGGATTCTCGATTGA
- a CDS encoding cofactor-independent phosphoglycerate mutase produces MKYAIIIPDGCADEPQDVLEGRTPMQAAKLPNMNALAAAGVVGRANHVPASLPAGSDVANLSLLGYNPLEHFTGRAPLEAAAQGIPLAENDWAIRCNLVTVEDQTMRDFTAGHISTDEARQLLAAAQENLGSERLQFIAGVSYRNLLIYRPGQHKAPFTHDTRATPPHDLTDKSVLDDYPRGPGSDLLNQLMSDSVGLFADHPVNVARRQAGKLSATNVWLWGQGKAPVLTPFDQLYGRRGAMITAVDLLRGLAALLGWQRIEVPGATGYLDTDYAAKGRYAIDALPTTDVICVHVEATDEASHEGNCAAKIKALEEIDRHIVGPLWEALKSEPDYRILVTPDHPTPLRTKTHSHGYVPFVMAGSGISPDAAQTYDEVAAGKSELAFDEGWKLMGHFLGNSASSR; encoded by the coding sequence ATGAAATACGCCATCATCATTCCCGACGGCTGTGCCGACGAGCCGCAAGACGTGTTGGAAGGCCGCACGCCCATGCAGGCCGCCAAGCTGCCGAACATGAACGCCTTGGCCGCGGCCGGCGTCGTCGGGCGGGCCAACCATGTGCCTGCCTCGTTGCCGGCCGGAAGCGACGTGGCCAATCTCAGCCTGCTGGGCTACAACCCGCTGGAACACTTCACCGGACGCGCGCCGCTGGAGGCCGCCGCCCAGGGTATTCCCTTGGCCGAAAACGACTGGGCCATTCGTTGCAACCTGGTCACGGTCGAAGACCAGACGATGCGCGACTTCACGGCCGGGCACATCTCGACCGACGAAGCCCGGCAGTTGCTGGCCGCCGCCCAAGAAAACCTCGGCAGCGAGCGATTGCAGTTCATCGCCGGCGTCAGCTACCGCAACCTGCTGATCTATCGTCCCGGCCAGCACAAGGCGCCGTTCACTCACGACACGCGGGCCACGCCGCCGCACGACCTGACCGACAAATCGGTGCTCGACGACTATCCCCGCGGTCCTGGAAGCGACTTGCTGAACCAGCTCATGAGCGACAGCGTCGGGCTGTTCGCCGACCATCCGGTGAACGTCGCCCGTCGGCAAGCAGGCAAACTGTCGGCGACGAACGTCTGGCTGTGGGGTCAGGGCAAGGCCCCGGTTCTCACGCCGTTCGACCAGCTTTATGGCCGTCGCGGCGCGATGATTACGGCCGTCGATTTGCTGCGCGGCCTGGCGGCGCTCTTAGGTTGGCAGCGGATTGAGGTGCCGGGCGCGACCGGCTATCTCGATACCGATTACGCCGCCAAGGGCCGCTACGCCATCGACGCGTTGCCCACCACCGACGTGATCTGCGTCCACGTGGAAGCGACGGACGAAGCGTCGCACGAAGGAAACTGCGCCGCCAAGATCAAGGCCCTGGAAGAGATCGACCGCCACATCGTGGGGCCGCTGTGGGAGGCGCTGAAGAGCGAGCCGGATTACCGCATTCTCGTGACGCCCGACCATCCCACGCCCTTGCGGACCAAGACGCACAGCCACGGCTATGTTCCCTTCGTGATGGCCGGCAGCGGCATCTCGCCCGACGCCGCCCAAACCTATGACGAAGTGGCCGCCGGCAAGAGCGAGCTGGCCTTTGACGAGGGCTGGAAGCTGATGGGGCATTTTCTGGGCAATTCCGCGTCGTCGCGGTGA